CTGCTTTTACAGCGTATGGTTCAATATCTATAAAAGTATCTCCATCCCATATCATGGCTCCATTACTTCCTAGGGTGATACAGAACCTTTTCACTTCACTTTTCAGCGCCTCTCTAGCCTCACCAAGGCTATCCTTACCTGTGAAAGACATAGCCTCGTCTTCATTGCAAAAAAGCAAGTCAACAGATGCACCAATTACCTCTACAAACTTCTCCTTAAAGAACTGAACAATCGAAGGGTCTGAAAGTGTAATCGCTACTTTGACATTGTTGTCTTCGGCAATCTTTTTAGCCACTTTCATAGCCTCAACGCCTGATTCAGATGTCGTAAGATATCCTTCGAGGTAGATGTATTCAGAATCTTTAATCGAAGCTTCATCGATCTCTTTTGTCGATAAATCTGATGTCGCTCCTAAGAATGTATTCATTGTTCTGTCTGCATCGGAGGTGATCATCACAAGGCATTTCCCAGTTACTCCTGCATCTCTTTGAGCATTGTCCAAATTAGTATCAACCCCTGCATCATTCATGTCTTTTAGGTAGAAATCACCATACTCGTCGTTGGCAACCTTACATGAATAGAATGACTTACCACCAAATTGGCTGATCGCGATAATTGAGTTGGCTGCAGAACCGCCCGATTTCCTGTTCAGATCGTCATGCTCAATCGCACCGATCAATCGGAATTGCGTATCCTCATCTACCAAAGTCATTAGGCCTTTCTGGACTTTATGATCATATAAAAACTGATCGCTTACTTTAAACTCAAGGTCTACCAAGGCATTACCAATGCCATATACATTATACTTCTTGCTCATATTTTCTAGGAATTATAAAATCGGTGCTCTTTGAAACTCTTTGGTTTCATCAAATAACTTCCGATAAGTGATATGTGTTTTCAATACTTTTCCACCAATCTGCTCTACTACACGGATCATTTTTGGGTTAAAATCTCCAATCCAATTCATCTCAATATCGGTATACTGAAAGCCCTTTTTCCAGGCTAGGTTCTTTACATAAGAAACTACTAGTCCACCCTCTACCCCTTTTCGTTGGTGATCGGGTGTTACACCAAATACTATCCCGAGTCCTTTATTACAGGCACCCGTCTTTAACAGATATAGGAATTTGAGTTTGCTAAAGAGGTTCCACTTTCCATTTAGGTGCTTATAAATCTGATTTAACTCTGGAATTGAGATAAAAAAGGCCACAGGTTCACCTTTATAAAAGGCAAACCAGACCAACCTTACATCGGCAATTGGCTTTAGTTTGGTAAAAGTTGACTTCGCCTGCTGTTCGGTCATTGGTTTTACTCCGCTATGACCAGCCCAAGCCTTATTGTATACTTGGCGAAAGTACTCATGGGCTATTTTAAACTCTTTTTTGGTAATGTGCCGAAATTCGTAATCGGGATTATTTAGTGTATCCTGAGCTTTCTCATAAAATCTTGGTGTGAAATCTACTTCGCTACCCATTGGGCGCTGATAAGTAAATTGCTTGAAATACTCTTTAAACCCGTAGGCTTCGAACAGCTCTTGGTAATATGGAAAGTTGTAGGGCATTTGATAGTTTGGTTCATAAAAACCATCTACCAATAGTCCCCACCAGTTGTTTCTGTCCCCAAAGTTTATCGGACCATCAACTGCTTCCATTCCTTTTTCTTCCAACCATGCCTTGCAAGTATCGAAAAGCATGAATGCGGCTTCTTGATCATTGACACATTCAAAGAAACCCATGCCGCCTGTAGGTTGATCATAACTTTGAGACGTCTTGTGATTGATAAAAGCTGCGACTCTACCGATAGACTTATCATCGTCATTTTTCAAAATCCAGCGAATAGCCTCTCCGTTTTTAAAGTTCTTGTTCTTCACAGGATCAAAGACTGCCTGAATATCTTTATCTAAAGGGCGTATCCAGTTCTTCTCCGTGGCATATAGCTTTACAGCTACTTGAAGAAACTCTTTTTCGGTGTATTTATCTTTAACTTGGAGAACGCGCATCAGCAAATTGGAAAGCCAAAAATAAAGACTTCTCCACAACTATAAAATCTGATTCGGATTAATGAAGCGAATGTACTTGGATCATAGGCCTTTGGCTCGATCAGGGTAATCTGTTATTAGACCATCAACCCCCATCGCCACAAGACGCTTCATTACTGCCAATGTGTTTACCGTCCATGGTACTACTTTCATACCCTTCTGATGACACAATTCAACGGCTTTCTTACTGAGTAGGCGATAATTGGGACTGTAAATGTCGGGAATGAACCCTAAAGCCTTCAAGTTTGACTCTACGCCCTTAGTGTTTTCAATTAAGGCAACCAAAGTAATATCGGGATAAGCTTCATGCCAATGATTAAGTACTCTAAAATCAAAACTTTGAATTGTAAACCGATCTTTCGGCAACATTCCTGTGGTTAGGGCATAGACCAGCTGGGAAAACTCACCTACACCAGGATGAAACTCATTATCTCCCTTTTCTGAGCTTTTGATTTCGATATTATAGCTAAGCTTCGGTAGGTTATGATCAGTCAAGTATTTTTCTACCGTATTGATCAGGTCTTTCAATAATGGTTTGCCTACTGACATTTTCTGTTGTTCTGGAAATCGGCGATTACCTCTGGATCCACAATCAAATCTTGCGACTTGCTCATAAGTCATTTGATATATATTCAAGCTTTTGCTTTCAGCCGATGCGACAGCAGTACCGTCTGGTTTACTGCAAATACCCGAAGACATATAAGGCTCATGAGAAACAACCACCTGTTTATCTTTTGTAATCACTACATCCAGTTCAAGTGTCGATACGCCCTCTTCTATTGCTCTGATAAAGGCAGGAATAGTATTTTCTGGCAATAGTCCTCTGGCACCCCTATGCCCTTGAATGTCGAGCGTTTGTGCCTGGGTTAAACTCCCGAAAAAGATTAGGCAGGTTATATAAAAGAGTCTCTTCATAACAGCGCAAGTTAAGGAAAATGTATTCCTGTGATAGATAATCAATTGTCTCCAAAGAGGACAACAGGCTTATCAAGTAGCTCGCCATTAACACCTCTCATTTCTAATGCTACTATGGGGTTAGGTTTACTCCAATCTATCTTTATAACCCCAAAACTCTTCTCTGTAATCAATTTACTTACCCTATGGGTATTAGATTCCGTGCTAGAACTATAACTATGTGTCATCCCGCTCGATGTAAAATCATAAAACCTACCATAACCTGGTACGTCTAGCTGAGCAATTTCAGAAATATGCCGATCGCCACTCAGGAAGAATGCGTTTTTTGGTTGCGTTTTTACTAAAAGATCGAGTAGACGTTGGCGCTCCTTAGGGAAGTTATCCCATTTCTCGAATGGATGTTGATCTGCTATAAACTGAATGCCAGATGCCAGTATATGAATCGCCGCATCACTATTGGTTAATTCATTTTCTAACCATTGCCATTGTTCTTCGCCCAAAACGGTACCCTCTAAATTCTTGACATATATCCTATCTTTTTTATCAAGGTTGCCTCTGAAGTAACGAGCATCAAGAAGCAGAATTTTCACTTTTTTATTTCCCGATCCGTAGGTATAAGATTGATAACCACCTTTTCTTTCCCAAGCTGGACTTTGTTTTGGTACATCCAAAAAGTCAAACATTAAGTCTCTACTGGCTACTTTTTGTGAAAATTCCTGACCAGCATCGTTTTTACCATAATCGTGATCGTCCCAAATACCG
This is a stretch of genomic DNA from Roseivirga misakiensis. It encodes these proteins:
- a CDS encoding adenosine kinase, whose product is MSKKYNVYGIGNALVDLEFKVSDQFLYDHKVQKGLMTLVDEDTQFRLIGAIEHDDLNRKSGGSAANSIIAISQFGGKSFYSCKVANDEYGDFYLKDMNDAGVDTNLDNAQRDAGVTGKCLVMITSDADRTMNTFLGATSDLSTKEIDEASIKDSEYIYLEGYLTTSESGVEAMKVAKKIAEDNNVKVAITLSDPSIVQFFKEKFVEVIGASVDLLFCNEDEAMSFTGKDSLGEAREALKSEVKRFCITLGSNGAMIWDGDTFIDIEPYAVKAVDTNGAGDMFAGAFLYGITNGMTYASAGKLASLASSKVVSQYGPRLKWHEVQAILHELK
- a CDS encoding glycerophosphodiester phosphodiesterase family protein, with product MKRLFYITCLIFFGSLTQAQTLDIQGHRGARGLLPENTIPAFIRAIEEGVSTLELDVVITKDKQVVVSHEPYMSSGICSKPDGTAVASAESKSLNIYQMTYEQVARFDCGSRGNRRFPEQQKMSVGKPLLKDLINTVEKYLTDHNLPKLSYNIEIKSSEKGDNEFHPGVGEFSQLVYALTTGMLPKDRFTIQSFDFRVLNHWHEAYPDITLVALIENTKGVESNLKALGFIPDIYSPNYRLLSKKAVELCHQKGMKVVPWTVNTLAVMKRLVAMGVDGLITDYPDRAKGL
- a CDS encoding alkaline phosphatase D family protein → MMRRFLLIGYSLCSIFALASAQDINSQVVLQNIAIGSCNRQEAPQVIWPEVLKTNPDLWIWLGDNIYGDSEDMDVIKAKYDKQKNNSAYRELLKQVPVIGIWDDHDYGKNDAGQEFSQKVASRDLMFDFLDVPKQSPAWERKGGYQSYTYGSGNKKVKILLLDARYFRGNLDKKDRIYVKNLEGTVLGEEQWQWLENELTNSDAAIHILASGIQFIADQHPFEKWDNFPKERQRLLDLLVKTQPKNAFFLSGDRHISEIAQLDVPGYGRFYDFTSSGMTHSYSSSTESNTHRVSKLITEKSFGVIKIDWSKPNPIVALEMRGVNGELLDKPVVLFGDN